The Pogona vitticeps strain Pit_001003342236 chromosome 6, PviZW2.1, whole genome shotgun sequence genome contains a region encoding:
- the LOC110087638 gene encoding dnaJ homolog subfamily C member 3, producing MESGQHPVWRGLGLIGRSGDSPGLGPGGCERRLLWAASLLCVLLDLQLPGLLATGQAEIENHLEMGRKLLAAGQLAEALFHYHSAVEIDPQNYLTYYKRATIYLAMGKFKSALPDLSKAIELKSDFLAARLQRGNILLKQGSTQEAKQDFEAVLKSNPENTEARSQLTRVTELELSMQEAQTAFQWKNYQGAIYILNRAVEISPWNPEAKELRSECYLHLGDYNKAIMDLKPTAKLRNDNRAAFLKLSKLYYNLGDHEESLNQVRECLKLDQDDKDCFSHYKQVKKLTKQLESAEEHVKAQRYEEAIEKYKAAMKTEPNVEIYTTKAKGRICHCLSKNKQPLEAIDICTEAHRLDPRNVFILRDRAEAFILNEEFEKAVEDYQEAREFDGENEEIKEGLERAQKLLKQFKKRDYYKILGIRRSANKQEIIKAYRKLAQQWHPDNFQSEDEKKEAEKKFIDIAAAKEVLTDPEMRQKFDSGEDPLDPENQQSGSGHQHQWPFEFNPFGSGNFHFKFHFN from the exons GTTTGCTGGCGACCGGGCAAGCTGAGATCGAAAACCACCTGGAAATGGGGCGGAAGCTGTTGGCAGCTGGGCAGCTGGCTGAGGCCCTCTTTCACTACCACTCTGCCGTGG AAATTGATCCTCAAAACTACCTAACCTATTACAAGCGAGCAACCATCTACTTGGCCATGGGCAAGTTCAAATCAGCACTCCCAGACCTTTCGAAAGCTATTGAGCTCAAGTCAGATTTCCTAGCG GCGAGACTACAGAGGGGCAACATCCTCTTGAAGCAAGGCAGCACGCAAGAGGCCAAACAGGACTTTGAAGCTGTG CTGAAGAGCAACCCGGAGAACACGGAGGCCCGAAGCCAGCTTACACGGGTCACGGAGCTAGAACTGTCCATGCAAGAAGCTCAGACTGCCTTTCAGTGGAAGAACTACCAAGGAGCAATCTATATTCTAAATCGAGCAGTTGAG ATTTCCCCATGGAATCCAGAAGCGAAAGAGCTGCGCTCCGAGTGTTACCTTCACCTTGGCGATTACAACAAAGCTATCATGGACCTCAAACCCACGGCTAAGCTGCGTAACGACAACAGGGCTGCTTTCCTTAAGCTGAGCAAGCTCTATTATAACTTGGGAGACCACGAGGAGTCCTTAAA CCAAGTGCGTGAGTGTCTGAAGCTGGACCAGGATGACAAGGACTGTTTCTCCCACTACAAGCAAGTGAAGAAGCTCACCAAGCAGCTGGAGTCGGCTGAGGAGCACGTCAAAGCTCAGAG GTATGAAGAGGCCATTGAGAAgtataaagcagccatgaaaacaGAGCCCAACGTAGAGATCTACACCACTAAGGCCAAAGGGCGCATCTGCCACTGTCTGTCCAAG AACAAGCAGCCTCTTGAAGCCATCGACATCTGTACAGAAGCCCACCGGCTGGACCCCAGGAATGTCTTCATCCTGCGCGACAGGGCCGAAGCCTTCATCCTGAATGAGGAGTTTGAGAAAG CTGTTGAGgattaccaagaagccagagagTTTGACGGTGAAAATGAGGAAATAAAAGAAGGTCTCGAGAGGGCACAGAAACTGCTGAAGCAGTTCAAGAAGAGAGACTATTACAAAATCCTCGGAATCCGGAG GAGTGCAAACAAGCAGGAAATCATCAAAGCGTACCGGAAGCTGGCTCAGCAGTGGCACCCCGACAATTTTCAGTCTGAAGACgagaagaaagaggcagagaagaaATTCATTGACATTGCGGCTGCAAAAGAAGTCTTAACAGATCCGG aaaTGCGTCAGAAATTTGACTCTGGCGAAGACCCGCTGGACCCCGAGAATCAGCAGAGTGGGTCCGGACACCAGCACCAGTGGCCCTTTGAATTCAACCCCTTCGGCTCTGGGAACTTccatttcaaatttcatttcaatTAA